The following proteins are encoded in a genomic region of Haloarcula marina:
- a CDS encoding bacterio-opsin activator domain-containing protein — translation MPSIADFTLPATEFPLGRVFEDRPDATFELDRVVPSGDTVMPYFWVSDAGADMAAITALLTELPELRSAELLVDTGTKGLFRAEWEPEFMGIMAAIAATGVTVLTASGSADGWRFEIRATQLGQLSTFQRHCADSGVNVTLVRISQLTEAGSDTAYDLTPEQREALLLAFERGYYDDKRGVDQTELAAELGISRQAFASRLRRGYRALIGSTVAADSPPSD, via the coding sequence ATGCCGTCCATCGCGGACTTCACGCTTCCAGCGACCGAGTTCCCCCTCGGGCGGGTGTTCGAGGACCGGCCAGACGCGACGTTCGAACTCGACCGGGTCGTCCCCAGCGGCGACACCGTGATGCCGTACTTCTGGGTCTCGGACGCCGGGGCGGACATGGCGGCCATCACGGCGTTGCTCACCGAGTTACCGGAACTCCGGTCGGCCGAACTGCTCGTCGACACGGGGACGAAGGGGCTGTTCCGTGCCGAGTGGGAACCGGAGTTCATGGGCATCATGGCGGCCATCGCCGCCACGGGCGTCACCGTCCTCACCGCAAGCGGGTCCGCCGACGGCTGGCGCTTCGAGATTCGCGCGACTCAACTGGGCCAACTGTCGACGTTCCAGCGCCACTGCGCGGACAGCGGCGTCAACGTGACGCTCGTCCGCATCAGCCAACTCACCGAGGCGGGGTCGGACACTGCGTACGACCTCACGCCCGAACAGCGAGAGGCGCTCTTGCTCGCGTTCGAGCGTGGGTATTACGACGACAAACGCGGCGTCGACCAGACGGAACTCGCCGCCGAACTCGGCATCTCGCGACAGGCCTTTGCCTCTCGGCTCCGCCGGGGCTACCGCGCGCTCATCGGGAGTACCGTCGCCGCCGACTCGCCACCGTCCGACTAG
- a CDS encoding pyridoxamine 5'-phosphate oxidase family protein, with the protein MDPDVSFAYTEGMTEADVESRLRETVHGVLALADDGESYAIPVFHHYEDGSLYFRLGETPDSEKAAYIETTATATYVVYDADPTGGPDEQRGWSVLARGPVRAVPEDDPAYDAVTINERFAPIRVFDEAIDEMELTLYELRIEELSGRQN; encoded by the coding sequence ATGGACCCCGACGTATCGTTCGCCTACACCGAGGGCATGACCGAAGCCGACGTCGAGTCGCGCCTGCGCGAGACGGTCCACGGCGTCCTCGCGCTGGCCGACGACGGCGAGTCGTACGCGATTCCCGTCTTTCACCACTACGAGGACGGGTCGCTGTACTTCCGACTCGGCGAGACGCCCGACAGCGAGAAGGCCGCTTACATCGAGACGACGGCGACGGCCACCTACGTCGTCTACGACGCCGACCCGACGGGCGGCCCGGACGAACAGCGGGGCTGGAGCGTCCTCGCGCGCGGCCCCGTCCGGGCAGTCCCCGAGGACGACCCCGCCTACGACGCGGTCACCATCAACGAGCGGTTCGCCCCCATCCGGGTGTTCGACGAGGCCATCGACGAGATGGAGCTGACCCTCTACGAGCTGCGCATCGAGGAACTGTCGGGCAGGCAGAATTAG
- a CDS encoding alpha/beta fold hydrolase: MPTATNDGVSLHYETDGDGPTVAFVGDVGYGAWLWGWHYDALTGPYETLVWDLRGTGDSDAPDGPYDVATLAADLEAVLADHGVGRVHLVGAGLGGMVALQYAHEFNRARTLTLYCTAAAGSELDADALASLSLDAGADSLAGAFSDGFRGANPDLLERIAEWRRADDATGAAFDAQAAAALDFDAPPLYEVTLPTEVYYGVEDPVVPTDAAESLVSGLPRGSGEAVEGRHGCFVEHATVLTDRLTAFLDEYTDHEF; the protein is encoded by the coding sequence ATGCCGACCGCAACGAACGACGGCGTCTCGCTACACTACGAGACCGACGGCGACGGTCCCACGGTCGCCTTCGTCGGCGACGTTGGCTACGGCGCGTGGCTCTGGGGCTGGCACTACGACGCGCTGACCGGCCCCTACGAGACGCTCGTCTGGGACCTGCGCGGGACCGGCGACTCCGACGCCCCCGACGGCCCGTACGACGTGGCGACGCTGGCGGCGGACCTCGAAGCCGTCCTCGCCGACCACGGCGTCGGGCGCGTCCATCTCGTCGGCGCGGGACTGGGCGGAATGGTCGCGTTGCAGTACGCCCACGAGTTCAACCGCGCGCGGACGCTGACGCTGTACTGCACCGCCGCCGCAGGGAGCGAACTCGACGCCGACGCGCTCGCGTCACTGTCACTCGACGCGGGTGCCGACTCGCTCGCTGGCGCGTTCAGCGACGGCTTTCGCGGGGCGAATCCGGACCTCCTCGAGCGAATCGCCGAGTGGCGGCGCGCGGACGACGCGACGGGCGCGGCCTTCGACGCGCAGGCCGCCGCCGCGCTCGACTTCGACGCGCCGCCGCTGTACGAGGTGACCCTGCCGACGGAGGTGTACTACGGCGTCGAGGACCCCGTCGTTCCGACCGACGCCGCGGAATCGCTCGTCTCGGGCCTCCCTCGCGGGTCGGGCGAGGCCGTCGAAGGACGACACGGCTGTTTCGTGGAGCACGCGACGGTTCTCACCGACCGACTGACGGCGTTCCTCGACGAGTACACCGACCACGAGTTTTAA
- a CDS encoding type 1 glutamine amidotransferase: MSLRIALLNAAHDGEDNRRNFRRELDADLVEYDVTERELPDTFAFDACLVTGSRASVYWDEPWIADLEAWVGDAIERDLPFLGVCFGHQLLAHALGGRVEAMDDYEIGYRTVEHDGENPLLAGVDESFTVFTTHSDHVAELPPGAERFAENDYGVHGFRQGDVFAVQFHPEYDPETAETVTTGKDLPDERIQRVLDGITEENYRAACEAKRLFDNFTDYVRQRRSAAAETTRAASDD; the protein is encoded by the coding sequence ATGAGTCTGCGCATCGCCCTGCTGAACGCGGCCCACGACGGCGAGGACAACCGCCGGAACTTCCGGCGGGAACTCGACGCCGACCTCGTGGAGTACGACGTGACCGAGCGCGAATTACCGGACACCTTCGCGTTCGACGCGTGTCTGGTCACGGGGTCGCGGGCGTCCGTCTACTGGGACGAGCCCTGGATCGCCGACCTCGAAGCGTGGGTCGGCGACGCAATCGAGCGCGACCTGCCGTTCCTCGGGGTGTGTTTCGGCCACCAGTTGCTCGCCCACGCGCTGGGCGGCCGCGTGGAGGCGATGGACGACTACGAAATCGGCTATCGAACCGTCGAACACGACGGCGAGAACCCGCTGCTCGCTGGCGTCGACGAGTCGTTCACCGTGTTCACGACCCACTCGGACCACGTCGCGGAACTCCCGCCGGGGGCCGAGCGGTTCGCCGAGAACGACTACGGCGTCCACGGCTTCCGACAGGGCGACGTGTTCGCGGTGCAGTTCCACCCCGAGTACGACCCCGAGACGGCCGAGACGGTGACGACGGGGAAGGACCTGCCCGACGAGCGCATCCAGCGCGTACTGGACGGCATCACCGAGGAGAACTACCGGGCCGCCTGCGAGGCGAAGCGGTTGTTCGACAACTTCACCGACTACGTCCGACAGCGGCGGTCGGCGGCGGCCGAGACGACTCGCGCCGCCAGCGACGATTAG
- a CDS encoding archaellin/type IV pilin N-terminal domain-containing protein → MHSANARREDERAQVGIGTLIVFIAMVLVAAIAAGVLINTAGFLQSSAQATGEGASDSTTNRLQIVSTTGDHFAGNKVGVVNITVKAGPGSGSVDLDKATVQWVGPTGSYYQLASGSSPPGPDGEFTISTVQDDDDSQPVVNDPEDRFTITLDLGASDLPGTDSADTFGNAIREGETATVRITTASGATTTKRIVVPQTLSGGSSVLL, encoded by the coding sequence ATGCACAGCGCGAACGCCCGGCGCGAAGACGAGCGCGCCCAAGTCGGTATCGGGACCCTCATCGTCTTCATCGCGATGGTGCTGGTCGCGGCCATCGCCGCCGGTGTCCTCATCAACACCGCTGGGTTCCTCCAGAGTTCCGCCCAAGCGACCGGGGAGGGCGCCAGCGACTCGACGACGAACCGCCTCCAAATCGTGAGTACGACCGGCGACCACTTCGCGGGGAACAAGGTTGGCGTCGTCAACATCACCGTCAAAGCCGGGCCGGGGTCTGGAAGCGTCGACTTGGACAAGGCGACGGTCCAGTGGGTCGGGCCGACCGGGTCGTACTACCAGTTGGCGAGCGGGTCCTCTCCGCCCGGCCCCGACGGTGAGTTCACCATCTCGACGGTGCAAGACGACGACGACTCACAACCAGTGGTGAACGACCCCGAAGACCGGTTCACGATAACGCTGGACCTCGGCGCGTCCGACTTACCGGGGACCGATTCGGCGGACACCTTCGGGAACGCCATCCGAGAGGGCGAGACGGCGACGGTCCGTATCACCACCGCGTCGGGCGCGACGACCACGAAGCGAATCGTCGTCCCGCAGACGCTCTCGGGCGGTTCCTCGGTCCTGCTGTAA
- a CDS encoding zinc-ribbon domain and TM2 domain-containing protein: MSPDDDEGPPSDDEPSVSDEPTDAEREHSDDSESIAEDDSAAGTDDSTAQYDPETGERVDETDAEPAASDGAADGQKFCHACGTQISAGAKFCPDCGAQQDGAVGSESGSREVDRVTAGIFAILLGGLGVHHFYLGNVGLGVLYLCFSWTFIPALVGVIEGIIYLTKTDEEFQRQYGRE, from the coding sequence ATGTCCCCGGACGACGACGAGGGGCCGCCCTCCGACGACGAACCGAGCGTCAGCGACGAACCGACCGACGCGGAGCGCGAGCACTCCGACGACAGCGAGTCGATAGCCGAGGACGACTCGGCGGCCGGAACCGACGACTCCACGGCCCAGTACGACCCCGAGACGGGCGAACGAGTAGACGAGACGGACGCCGAACCGGCCGCCTCGGACGGCGCCGCCGACGGACAGAAGTTCTGCCACGCCTGCGGAACCCAGATTTCTGCGGGCGCGAAGTTCTGCCCCGACTGCGGTGCCCAGCAGGACGGAGCAGTCGGGTCCGAAAGCGGGTCGCGGGAGGTCGACCGGGTCACGGCGGGCATCTTCGCCATCCTGCTCGGCGGCCTCGGCGTCCACCACTTCTACCTCGGGAACGTGGGGCTGGGCGTCCTCTACCTCTGTTTCTCGTGGACGTTCATCCCGGCGCTCGTCGGCGTCATCGAGGGCATCATCTACCTGACCAAGACCGACGAGGAGTTCCAGCGCCAGTACGGCCGCGAGTGA
- a CDS encoding GNAT family N-acetyltransferase → MLFPEEIETDRLRLRRLSHETVDAIEYYRLCSRHEPGIEDVTAYLPWDPHETVKETHDYLDELEAKWEAGTRAEYVIRPKSGEDGAGEIAGAGGLVLDWERQTAKPAIWLRKRFWGRGYGGERAAAMLELAFDRLDVPLVAVPVEDGNERSRRAVEKYVEAHGGQYDGVVRNSTVRPDGRVVDHHRYTVTREQYRASVGTA, encoded by the coding sequence ATGCTGTTCCCCGAGGAGATAGAGACCGACCGGCTTCGATTGCGTCGCCTCTCCCACGAGACGGTCGACGCAATCGAGTACTACCGCCTGTGTTCGCGCCACGAACCCGGTATCGAGGACGTGACCGCCTATCTCCCGTGGGACCCACACGAGACGGTCAAAGAGACCCACGACTACCTCGACGAACTCGAAGCGAAGTGGGAAGCGGGGACCCGCGCCGAGTACGTCATCCGGCCCAAATCGGGCGAGGACGGCGCCGGCGAAATCGCGGGGGCGGGCGGCCTCGTCCTCGACTGGGAGCGACAGACGGCCAAGCCCGCGATTTGGCTCCGCAAGCGGTTCTGGGGCCGCGGCTACGGGGGCGAGCGAGCGGCGGCGATGCTGGAACTGGCCTTCGACCGCCTCGACGTACCCCTCGTCGCGGTGCCGGTCGAGGACGGCAACGAGCGGTCGCGGCGCGCCGTCGAGAAATACGTCGAGGCTCACGGCGGCCAGTACGACGGCGTCGTCCGGAACTCGACGGTCCGGCCCGACGGGCGCGTCGTCGACCACCACCGCTACACCGTCACGCGCGAGCAGTATCGAGCGTCGGTCGGGACGGCGTAG
- a CDS encoding replication factor C small subunit — MSEAESESRAGREEVWIEKYRPESLDDVMGHEDIVGRLQSYVRRNDLSHMLFSGPAGTGKTTCATAIARELYGEDWREHFLELNASDERGIDVVRDRIKNFARTSFGGVEYRIIFLDEADALTSDAQSALRRTMEQFSNNVRFILSCNYSSQIIDPIQSRCAVFRFSPLSDDAVEQEIRHIAAEEDIELTDDGMAALVYAADGDMRKAINGLQAASVSGDVVDEQAVYAITSTARPEEIREMVQSALDGDFTAARATLDRLLTEEGIAGGDVIDQLHRSVWEFDIDDEAAVRILERVGETDYRITQGANETVQLEAMLASLAQGK; from the coding sequence ATGAGTGAGGCCGAGTCCGAGTCGCGGGCGGGGCGCGAAGAAGTGTGGATAGAGAAGTACCGCCCGGAGTCCTTAGACGACGTGATGGGCCACGAGGACATCGTGGGCCGTCTGCAGAGTTACGTCCGGCGCAACGACCTCTCGCACATGCTGTTTTCGGGCCCGGCAGGAACGGGCAAGACCACCTGCGCCACGGCTATCGCCCGCGAGTTGTACGGCGAGGACTGGCGCGAGCACTTCCTCGAACTGAACGCCTCCGACGAGCGCGGTATCGACGTGGTCCGGGACCGCATCAAGAACTTCGCGCGGACGAGTTTCGGCGGCGTGGAGTACCGCATCATCTTCCTGGACGAGGCCGACGCGCTGACCAGCGACGCCCAGTCGGCGCTGCGTCGGACGATGGAGCAGTTCTCGAACAACGTCCGCTTCATCCTCTCGTGTAACTACTCCAGTCAGATAATCGACCCCATCCAGTCTCGGTGTGCCGTCTTCCGGTTCTCGCCGCTGTCGGACGACGCCGTCGAGCAGGAGATTCGCCACATCGCGGCCGAGGAGGACATCGAACTCACCGACGACGGGATGGCGGCGCTGGTCTACGCCGCCGACGGCGACATGCGCAAGGCCATCAACGGCCTGCAGGCGGCGTCGGTCAGCGGCGACGTGGTCGACGAGCAGGCGGTGTACGCCATCACCTCCACGGCCCGTCCCGAGGAGATACGCGAGATGGTTCAGTCGGCGCTGGACGGCGACTTCACTGCCGCCCGCGCGACGCTCGACCGACTGCTCACCGAGGAGGGCATCGCTGGCGGCGACGTCATCGACCAACTCCACCGCTCTGTCTGGGAGTTCGACATCGACGACGAGGCCGCGGTGCGTATCCTCGAACGCGTCGGCGAGACCGATTATCGCATCACGCAAGGGGCCAACGAGACGGTCCAACTGGAAGCGATGCTGGCGTCGCTCGCACAGGGGAAGTAG
- a CDS encoding DUF2085 domain-containing protein, which yields MPPTELRRELRRGLAATAPYLLSHHAAAERHRCHRLTVGGRTLYLCARCSGVYPGIVLGLAAFLLGVGRGAWLPVVALFPLPALADWAVTTLGERRGTNARRTATGALLGVAYGLALPWFLTTRRPLLLAVAVGYASLAAFGLWAASE from the coding sequence GTGCCGCCGACCGAACTGCGACGCGAACTCCGTCGCGGACTGGCCGCGACGGCCCCGTACCTCCTCTCGCACCACGCCGCCGCGGAGCGCCACCGCTGTCACCGCCTGACCGTCGGCGGCCGGACGCTGTACCTCTGTGCCCGCTGTAGCGGCGTCTATCCCGGTATCGTGCTGGGTCTCGCGGCGTTCCTGCTCGGCGTCGGTCGCGGGGCGTGGCTCCCCGTCGTCGCGCTCTTTCCGCTTCCGGCGCTGGCCGACTGGGCGGTGACGACACTCGGCGAACGCCGGGGCACGAACGCCCGCCGGACGGCGACGGGCGCGCTCCTCGGCGTCGCGTACGGGCTTGCGTTGCCGTGGTTCCTGACGACGCGACGGCCGCTACTGCTCGCCGTCGCGGTCGGGTACGCCTCGCTCGCGGCGTTCGGCCTCTGGGCGGCGTCAGAGTGA
- the alaS gene encoding alanine--tRNA ligase — MSDLEEAYQLDYFDEAGFQRQECVECGAMFWSRADRDTCGEPPCEEYGFIDNPGFDEAFSLTEMREAFLSFFEGRDHTRIDPYPVAANRWRDDVLLTQASIYDFQPLVTSGTTPPPANPLCISQPCIRMQDIDNVGKTGRHTMAFEMMAHHAFNAREDIEDPEEYAYQGEVYWKDETVQYCVELFEELGADVEELTLIEDPWVGGGNAGPAFEVIYQGAELATLVFMSLEQDDDGEYLMKDGNRYSEMDTYIVDTGYGLERWTWVSQGTPTVYEAVYPEMIAFLKDNAGIELSDEEAAIVHDAAKLAGRMDIDEAEDIEAERDTIADAVGVDIDELRELMGPLEEIYAIADHSRTLAYMLGDGIVPSNVATGYLARMVLRRTKRLVDSVGVDAPLDELVDMQAERLGYENRDTIRDIVRTEVEKYRETLDRGGRRVRQLADEYAQTGEAIPTEELVELYDSHGIQPDMVEEIAAEKGVAVDVPDDFYAVVADRHGGGQAFEDEEGLPYGDRIVELPETDRLYYEDQQRTEFEAVVLEVFDREDGNFDVVLDQTMFYPEGGGQPADHGTLSTDDVTAEVEDVQRYDGVILHTVDEDPGKGEFIRGQVDATRRKRLMQHHTATHIVIHSARQVLGDHVRQAGAQKGVDSSRIDIRHYESVAREQVKEIERYANELVQDNVPVTQEWPDRNEAEEKHGFDLYQGGIPAGEQIRLIQVADDIQACGGTHVARTGDIGTIKLLNTERIQDGVIRLTFAAGDAAIESTQRTEDALYEAADILDVAPEEVPATAERFFEEWKGRGKEIEDLKAQLAEARAAGGVDSEEVDVGEATAVVQRIDADMDELRAQANAIVEQGDIAVLGSGRDGAQFVVAVPEGVDVDAGEVVGELAGRVGGGGGGPADFAQGGGPDGDALDDALDDAGEILRSVANV, encoded by the coding sequence ATGAGTGACCTCGAGGAGGCCTATCAGTTAGACTACTTCGACGAGGCGGGGTTCCAGCGGCAGGAGTGCGTCGAGTGCGGGGCGATGTTCTGGTCCCGCGCCGACCGAGACACCTGCGGCGAACCGCCCTGCGAGGAGTACGGCTTCATCGACAACCCGGGGTTCGACGAGGCGTTCTCGCTGACGGAGATGCGCGAGGCGTTCCTCTCGTTTTTCGAGGGGCGTGACCACACGCGCATCGACCCGTATCCGGTCGCCGCGAACCGCTGGCGCGACGACGTACTGCTGACACAGGCGTCTATCTACGACTTCCAACCGCTCGTCACGTCCGGGACGACGCCGCCGCCCGCGAACCCGCTGTGTATCTCCCAGCCGTGTATCCGGATGCAGGACATCGACAACGTGGGCAAGACCGGTCGGCACACGATGGCCTTCGAGATGATGGCCCATCACGCGTTCAACGCCCGCGAAGACATCGAGGACCCCGAGGAGTACGCCTATCAGGGCGAGGTGTACTGGAAGGACGAGACGGTCCAGTACTGCGTCGAACTGTTCGAGGAACTGGGCGCAGACGTCGAAGAACTCACGCTCATCGAGGACCCGTGGGTCGGCGGCGGCAACGCCGGTCCGGCCTTCGAAGTCATCTATCAGGGCGCGGAACTGGCGACGCTCGTCTTCATGTCCCTCGAACAGGACGACGACGGCGAGTACCTGATGAAAGACGGCAACCGCTACTCGGAGATGGACACCTACATCGTCGACACCGGCTACGGACTGGAGCGGTGGACCTGGGTGTCACAGGGGACCCCGACGGTGTACGAGGCCGTCTACCCCGAGATGATCGCCTTCCTCAAGGACAACGCCGGTATCGAACTCAGCGACGAGGAGGCGGCCATCGTCCACGACGCCGCGAAGTTAGCGGGCCGGATGGACATCGACGAGGCCGAGGACATCGAGGCCGAACGCGACACCATCGCCGACGCCGTCGGCGTCGACATCGACGAACTGCGCGAGTTGATGGGGCCGTTGGAGGAGATTTACGCCATCGCCGACCACTCCCGCACGCTCGCGTACATGCTCGGCGACGGCATCGTCCCGTCGAACGTCGCGACGGGGTACCTCGCGCGGATGGTCCTCCGGCGCACCAAGCGACTGGTCGACAGCGTCGGCGTGGACGCGCCGCTCGACGAACTCGTCGACATGCAGGCCGAACGACTCGGCTACGAGAACCGCGACACCATCCGCGACATCGTTCGCACGGAGGTCGAGAAGTACCGCGAGACCCTCGACAGGGGCGGCCGCCGCGTCCGCCAACTGGCCGACGAGTACGCCCAGACGGGCGAGGCAATCCCGACCGAGGAACTCGTCGAACTGTACGACTCCCACGGCATCCAACCGGACATGGTCGAGGAGATAGCCGCCGAGAAGGGCGTCGCCGTCGACGTGCCCGACGACTTCTACGCCGTCGTCGCCGACCGCCACGGCGGCGGCCAGGCCTTCGAGGACGAGGAGGGCCTCCCCTACGGCGACCGCATCGTCGAACTCCCGGAGACGGACCGACTGTACTACGAGGACCAACAGCGCACGGAGTTCGAGGCCGTCGTCCTCGAAGTGTTCGACCGCGAAGACGGGAACTTCGACGTGGTGTTGGACCAGACGATGTTCTACCCGGAGGGCGGTGGGCAACCGGCCGACCACGGGACCCTCTCGACGGACGACGTGACCGCCGAAGTCGAGGACGTCCAGCGGTACGACGGCGTCATCCTCCACACCGTCGACGAGGACCCCGGCAAGGGCGAGTTCATCCGGGGACAGGTCGACGCCACGCGGCGCAAGCGCCTTATGCAACACCACACGGCGACCCACATCGTCATCCACAGCGCCCGGCAGGTACTGGGCGACCACGTCCGGCAGGCCGGGGCGCAGAAGGGCGTCGACTCCTCGCGCATCGACATCCGCCACTACGAGTCGGTGGCCCGCGAGCAAGTCAAGGAAATCGAACGGTACGCCAACGAACTCGTACAGGACAACGTGCCGGTCACCCAGGAGTGGCCCGACCGCAACGAGGCCGAGGAGAAACACGGCTTCGACCTGTATCAGGGCGGCATTCCGGCGGGCGAGCAGATTCGCCTCATCCAAGTCGCCGACGACATTCAGGCCTGCGGCGGCACGCACGTCGCCCGCACCGGCGACATCGGCACCATCAAACTGCTGAACACCGAGCGCATCCAAGACGGCGTCATCCGCCTCACCTTCGCGGCCGGTGACGCCGCAATCGAGTCCACGCAACGGACGGAAGACGCCCTCTACGAGGCCGCCGACATCCTCGACGTGGCCCCCGAGGAAGTCCCGGCCACCGCCGAGCGCTTCTTCGAGGAGTGGAAGGGCCGCGGCAAGGAGATAGAGGACCTGAAAGCACAACTCGCAGAGGCCCGCGCCGCGGGCGGGGTCGACAGCGAGGAGGTCGACGTCGGCGAGGCCACCGCCGTCGTCCAGCGCATCGACGCCGACATGGACGAGTTGCGCGCACAGGCCAACGCCATCGTCGAACAGGGCGACATCGCGGTCCTCGGGTCCGGTCGGGACGGCGCGCAGTTCGTCGTCGCGGTGCCCGAAGGCGTCGACGTGGACGCTGGCGAAGTCGTCGGCGAACTCGCCGGTCGCGTCGGCGGCGGCGGCGGCGGCCCGGCGGACTTCGCGCAGGGCGGCGGTCCGGACGGCGACGCCTTAGACGACGCCTTAGACGACGCGGGCGAGATTCTGCGGTCGGTCGCGAACGTCTGA
- a CDS encoding GNAT family N-acetyltransferase → MYVREATVSDLPDAMNVLDGAALSIDVETVRAGIADDGTLVAVSENGERVLGAVVLDGEHIVAVAVRRRRRGQGIGTALVEAAADRRERLTADFDADVRPFYEGLGFDIERADEAGRWRGERDS, encoded by the coding sequence ATGTACGTCCGCGAGGCCACCGTCTCCGACCTGCCCGACGCGATGAACGTCCTCGACGGCGCGGCGCTGTCTATCGACGTCGAGACGGTGCGGGCCGGTATCGCCGACGACGGCACCCTCGTCGCCGTCTCCGAGAACGGCGAGCGCGTGCTGGGAGCGGTCGTGCTCGACGGCGAGCACATCGTCGCCGTCGCGGTCCGGCGACGACGGCGGGGACAGGGTATCGGGACGGCGCTGGTCGAGGCGGCGGCCGACCGACGCGAACGGCTGACCGCCGACTTCGACGCCGACGTGCGCCCGTTCTACGAGGGGCTGGGATTCGACATCGAGCGCGCCGACGAGGCCGGACGCTGGCGCGGTGAACGGGATTCGTAA
- a CDS encoding DUF4013 domain-containing protein — MAQCGACGEPVAASHAFCPACGAEQDASDSAGESADDPFDRDSFTFGLHYSLRGGYEPMLLGSIVALVGLVVPPLSLFTYGYAFRLTRAAAAGDPDPPAFDGLKRLFVDGLRGVVGVLVVGGVTLVVGASVAAVAEQVGLGGAATDFAVAVVALAGLYVAPAVLTAYAATGRLSRALSGRHAGAFATSKRYLEGFLGWAVLLFAVTLLWLASVLTIVGPAVVTTFAGYVFAGFWGYQYHAAADDGVVPPVAPADSEPEVDDAADPARPPATH, encoded by the coding sequence ATGGCACAGTGTGGGGCCTGCGGCGAACCGGTCGCAGCGAGCCACGCGTTCTGCCCGGCGTGTGGGGCCGAACAGGACGCCTCGGATTCCGCGGGCGAGTCCGCTGACGACCCGTTCGACCGCGATTCGTTCACCTTCGGTCTGCACTACTCGCTGCGCGGCGGGTACGAACCGATGCTGCTCGGAAGCATCGTCGCGCTCGTCGGGTTAGTCGTGCCGCCGCTCTCGCTGTTCACCTACGGGTACGCGTTCCGGTTGACTCGCGCGGCGGCCGCCGGTGACCCCGACCCGCCAGCGTTCGACGGACTCAAGCGGCTATTCGTCGACGGCCTGCGAGGGGTCGTCGGGGTACTGGTCGTCGGCGGCGTGACTCTCGTCGTCGGCGCGTCAGTGGCGGCCGTCGCGGAACAGGTCGGCCTCGGCGGGGCCGCGACCGACTTCGCGGTCGCCGTGGTGGCGCTCGCCGGACTGTACGTCGCGCCGGCGGTGCTGACCGCCTACGCGGCGACGGGACGGCTCTCGCGGGCGCTGTCGGGCCGCCACGCCGGGGCCTTCGCCACCTCCAAGCGGTATCTGGAGGGGTTTCTCGGATGGGCCGTCCTGCTGTTCGCGGTGACGCTGCTGTGGCTGGCGTCGGTACTGACCATCGTCGGCCCGGCCGTCGTCACGACGTTCGCGGGGTACGTCTTCGCGGGCTTTTGGGGCTATCAGTACCACGCGGCCGCCGACGACGGCGTCGTACCGCCCGTCGCGCCCGCTGACTCTGAACCCGAGGTGGACGACGCGGCCGACCCCGCCCGGCCGCCCGCGACGCACTGA
- the samp2 gene encoding ubiquitin-like small modifier protein SAMP2 — translation MNVTVEVAGEETHELTVGDDATYADLLAPLSLSPHEVSVLVDDRTVPTNQPVESDHVRVVRLIKGG, via the coding sequence ATGAACGTCACCGTCGAGGTGGCCGGCGAGGAGACGCACGAACTCACCGTCGGCGACGATGCCACCTACGCCGACCTCCTCGCGCCGCTCTCGCTCTCGCCACACGAGGTGTCGGTGCTGGTCGACGACCGGACGGTGCCGACGAACCAACCGGTCGAGAGCGACCACGTGCGCGTCGTTCGCCTCATCAAGGGCGGATGA